AAGAGTTATCTGCTTATCATGATAATGGTTGCGATCGGAATGTTGCTTCGGCATTCGCCGATTCCGAAATCATATCTATCCGTTTTATACATCGGAATTGGAACCGCTTTGATTTTTTCGAGCATTCGGTACTTGCGATACTTGATACGGGCGGTTAAAGGATAACGATAACCGGTTGACTCGGAGGGTGTTCAGGCGGCAATAGGTGGTGTTGCCGATAGTCTTTCATGCGGGTGTCCCTCGTTTTGAAGCTTAACTTTCATATCCCGGTACCAGCACTTCGCGTTGTTTGACGCCGTCCGAAGGTCCGACGACCCCTTCTTTTTCCATGACTTCGATGATGCGGGCTGCGCGATTGTACCCGATGCGAAGATGTCGCTGAATCATGGAGATGGACGCCTGCCGGGTTTTTGTCACCAGCGCCACGGCCTCGTCGTATTTTTCATCGAATTCGATTTCTTCATTACCGGTCGCATCTTCCTGACGGGCCTCGGTGACCTCCTGATCATATGAGGGGGCTGCCTGGCTTTTCAGAAACTCGGTGATTCGGGAGATTTCTTCCTCCGACAAATAGGCGCCATGAATTCTTTGAAGCTTTGCCGTGCCGGGTGGCAGAAACAGCATATCCCCCATGCCCAGCAGATGTTCCGCCCCGTTGCAGTCGATGATGGTTCGGGAATCGGTTTTGGATGAGACCTGAAACGTCAATCGGGTCGGGAAGTTGGCCTTGATGATGCCGGTCAGGACATCTACCGAGGGGCGTTGTGTCGCAAGGATCAAGTGAAGTCCGGCCGCTCGCGCCATTTGGGCCAGACGCATCAGCGAAACCTCCACATCACGGGAAGCGACCATCATCAGATCGGCCAACTCATCGATGATGATGACGATATAAGGGAGCTTGTTCGGCACGTCTTCTTTGCCCGCTTTTTTATCCTTGTCGATTTTCTGGTTGTATTGCAGAATATTCCGGGCTTTTTTTTCCGAGAGCAGCTTGTAGCGGTTCTCCATTTCCCGGACCGCCCAAAAAAGCGCATTGGTGGCCTTTTTGACATCGGTCACCACCGGGGTGATCAGGTGCGGAATGCCGTCATAGGTGGACAACTCAATGCGTTTGGGATCGACCATGATGAATTTGACTTCATCCGGCGTGGCTTTATACAGAAAACTGCATATCATGGTATTGAGTGCGACACTTTTCCCTGCGCCGGTTGCGCCGGCGATCAACAAATGGGGCATTTTATCGAGTTCCGCCGCAACGGGATTCCCGACGATATCTTTTCCCAGGCATAAGGTGAGAAAGGATTTGGATGAATCGAACGCTTCTGATACCAGGACTTCTTTGAAGCGGACCATCTGACGGTTTGCATTGGGAATTTCAATGCCGATAACCGATTTTCCGGGAATGGGTGCGACGATGCGAATGCTCATGGCCCGGAGCGCCAGGGCCAGGTCATCGGTCAGATTGACGATTTTGTTGATTTTAACGCCCGGCGCCGGCTCATATTCAAAGGTGGTGATCACCGGCCCCGGAATAACGGCGACGACCTTGCCGAGCACACCGAAATCTTCAAGCTTCTTTTCGACCAGCCGGGACTGCATCTCGAGGTTCTCACGGTTTGTTTCAATGGCCTGTGGCTCCGGATCCACGAGAAAATCGGTGGAAGGCAGTTGAAAGCCGTTATCTTCCCGCATGAAGCTGAAGACTTCCTGTTTCGGCTTCGGTATTTTTTTTGTCGCC
This Desulfobacterales bacterium DNA region includes the following protein-coding sequences:
- a CDS encoding DNA translocase FtsK 4TM domain-containing protein, producing the protein MRKELVGLLLFFLVIFTLISLLSFTPVDPSINNATADHQVHNLFGKLGAYSADILISLFGIGAFWIPVILMLASIHLLSKHPRKSILLTVIGGIVLAVTTGSLLALQKDHYVIFNTKISSGGLIGIPLKSLLIHYANPTGGFFILILVWIAGFILATGFSIHAFALRCHRHYSLSLLLLKDILIKWKVRREKKRHQKQVKKNPTKEKEIQIHITAPPPPSPATKKIPKPKQEVFSFMREDNGFQLPSTDFLVDPEPQAIETNRENLEMQSRLVEKKLEDFGVLGKVVAVIPGPVITTFEYEPAPGVKINKIVNLTDDLALALRAMSIRIVAPIPGKSVIGIEIPNANRQMVRFKEVLVSEAFDSSKSFLTLCLGKDIVGNPVAAELDKMPHLLIAGATGAGKSVALNTMICSFLYKATPDEVKFIMVDPKRIELSTYDGIPHLITPVVTDVKKATNALFWAVREMENRYKLLSEKKARNILQYNQKIDKDKKAGKEDVPNKLPYIVIIIDELADLMMVASRDVEVSLMRLAQMARAAGLHLILATQRPSVDVLTGIIKANFPTRLTFQVSSKTDSRTIIDCNGAEHLLGMGDMLFLPPGTAKLQRIHGAYLSEEEISRITEFLKSQAAPSYDQEVTEARQEDATGNEEIEFDEKYDEAVALVTKTRQASISMIQRHLRIGYNRAARIIEVMEKEGVVGPSDGVKQREVLVPGYES